The following is a genomic window from Calliphora vicina chromosome 5, idCalVici1.1, whole genome shotgun sequence.
taaccCCCGTTGCCACATGTAAGTAATGAATACGTATTATCATCGAAAAACCACAAAATTGTTTGTGTGTCTACACTATGCGTTGcaagttcattttaaaaatgtcgccaACAATGAATGTTCTTGCTAAAATTGCTATGTTGAacgaattaaaagaaaatattaagggAAAGCCAGTATTGCCGtgttgtaaaaattataaaattactgaaaaaaatattttcgttaattttattttaaattaattaaatttatttttaaaaatattaatatgtgttgtatatttgtgttttattttattttttttaaatacatagaaaaTCTGCTAATTTCTTTTACTAAGTTCTAgtaaattgatataaaactCATTCTTGGTAACACTGTTTCTTCATTTGTCATTTTGCTTGCGACaagtaacaaaaatttacttacaagCAAATTCTCTTGTAAGCTGAGTTGTAAGTAAGAAAGATGCGATTGTGTTAGTAAAAAACTTTGAGTGTATTGAGTTTTTCGAACTTGCACTTACATGTGGGGGTAACCAGacgaattttctgaaaatttgagtTCCTCagagaaatgtattttttatcagtgtgaaaaatgctattgatggtgaaaaaatgtaaaaattcaatttacgcTTTCCATCTTTGGTCTGTATTAAGTACTCGGTACCAAATACTCAATATATGTACAACACTAGTACGGAGCCATTTTATTTTCCTAGTTATTCTTTGATTTGCTATAAGAAGAAAGGGTTAGAAAAGTTTGTGGAATTGTGTATATATATCTGaagaaaaaacagaaaagttattaaaatatgtcTCATGAAACTGAAATTCAAGGAGGTGGAATAGGTTATCAACCCAAGATAAATGATGTTGCCCAAAATTTCTTGGTTGATCTGCAGAAGGAACGCTCTCGTCTAACGGAAGATTTTCCATTGTGTGCTCTTTTAATTGATGAAGGTATTGTACAATATATTAGTTATTATTTGGTAAAAGTCCCAGCAAGCTCCctctttcatttattttgttaaagctTTCGATCGAGTTTATTCTACTGGGCGTATACCCGGCCGCGAATTTTATGCCGATGTACTCAAGCAAAAGCCAATGAAACTTACCCAAAAGGTGTTTGTGCCAGTAAAACAATAtccgaaatttaattttactggAAAAATTTTGGGACCCAAAGGAAATTCCCTTATTCGCCTGCAGGACGAAACACAATGTAAGATAACTATCAAGGGCCGTAATTCCATGCGTGACAAGGTTAAGGAAGAAGAATTGCGAAAATCAGACGACCCACGTTTTAGTCATTTAAATAAGGATTTATTTGTGGAAATAAGTACAGTAGCCACACCAGCCGAATGCTATGCTCGTATTGCGTATGTTTTGGCCGAAATTCGCAAATATCTAATACCCGACAAAAATGATGAAGTCTCACACGAACAGTTACGTGAAACAATGGACATCGATCCTGAGATGGCTAAAGCTGGATATGGAGGTAAACCGGAAATATACAAGTAAGTTGGaagatttttactttaaaaaaaaatgtcataaatcaattgaaatatGTACTCACAGAACTGTATTTGACAAAACTGGAGGTTCAAAAGGAACAcggaaatatttggaatttttgaaGCATACTTCAAATGCAGAGTGAGTATTACTATAAATGagataaaatataaatgttattactaaaaatttaattgtttgattcgttttaatttaaaatttaatcatttgtattttaaaacattatttttcttttaggcGAGAGGAATTGGAAGACGAATATGAGTATGAACATATTTCACATGGCCCACCACCAAAACGCCCTTCAAATTCAAGTGGTTATGAATATATTAAAGGTAAGTGATTCTTCTAAAAATAAAGCTTAGTTTGTACCAGGGTTGGTATTTGAAATTGTAGTTTTTCATTATAAGTCGTAAGGGTATATATGAGTTTGTTATTCCGTctgtaaattatatatatacaggcctgtcacacattttgttcggaatggtttcaattccgtagtttttattccgatcgatttcgttttaggttcttcagattccgtgtaatttattaattccaaacatatttaataattctatatttctgatttaaattagaaagcgtttttatattaaaacaaaagggaagcttttggtacagaaattgattaaaaattttagaaaatcaaataattacaaagaaatatcaattccactttgaaaactgaaagtggtttcattccgaaagaaattttcgttttactttttctgaagaagcaaaatacggaattaattccactttcgatcggaatggaattctgtgacaggcctgataattGATCGTTATAGATACTGGAGTCGGTATAGTCACGTCCCTCTGTCAGTTGAATTCAACATTCCgaaacccccaaataacttacatatgtacatgatacatcaatatatccgctatggTCCCCGTTCAGTTGCTATTCAaattcgagaaaatcggcccggAAATGTTAGATATATGCAAAAACATCGACTATTTCGATTTTCGGtatggattactatgtcattaacatcgacaatatggatatataattaatatttcaaatacctttccaACGACCTATAATGACACCTTAAAAATTCAGACcgacaataggtcaaaatcgggaaaaatatttaccagtatttttttaccaacaaattttttaatcccaacaaaattgtttatataaattttttttagaaaactgttCTTAATCTTTATTTTGAAGTGCTTTgatgaatggtatataagattcggcatagccaaatataGGTCTCATACTCATTATAATccattttaaattacatattttcacATCATTACTTCATGTTTTATACAATTGACTTTAAAAATGCTCAATCAATCTTAATAtccaatatttatattaaaaataaaaccctCGTGTCTTATTTATAACAAGAGAAAActataaacaaaatacataattgaaataaaataacacaAGCAACCACTTTAGATAATTTTGTaaagaataataaatttttataaataactataaacatataacaaaaaaaaaaaaaacgccaatAATGGGTATGAACTGAAAATACTCAAACGATTTAAAAAGTAAATCAAAAAAGATGTAAcgaaacaaacaatttaaatgataattttacttaacattacatataaaaagtaaaaaatgctacacaaaaaaaattaaatctgaaacaacaataacaaactcATTACATTGTTGGTTGATTTTAAATCGTTTGACTATAGATTTTCATTACATATctgaatataattaaaaaaatcaaatataattttatagttCCATCATCTTCGAAAGGATACAAACGTGCTGTACCCATGTATACAGATACCAAACGCGTACGTGAAGTCTCTTCATCTAAACCGTATAAAAAccgtttataaatataaaaacttctAATATGTatggaattaaaaaataaatctaactaaaatgaaaattaatataaaacattttataataatttaaaaaatatatatgaaatattaacaaaataaaatatagatatttgaattacaaacaaGAAAAGTGTTCACATAACAAATAAAACTCTAagataattttacataaaaaataaagtaaaccgAATTTACTATCTAATTAATAGATGGTAAAAACggcatataaaatattataaacatcgttagaataaaaattttgctTATAATAAATAGATGCTGCACATATTAGGCCGTATTcataattttgtatggaaatttgtataaaattaaaaattgattatgaataatagcatgtaaatttaaaaaaaactttttttaattggcacaataaatagaaaattattccgaaacatatacatttttaaaaacttttgcacATAAATTTAGGTTATACAATTTTAACTCTTTGAAAAGCCATCATTTTATCTCTGTCCAAAAAGATGTTTACGGATTTTAACTATAATTCAAACAGAATAATGTTTTAACTATAAGTTAAGATAGAGACGAAGTCAAAAAGTATTTTTGCCTGTTTAggctttatataaataatataataaataaaaataaaaaataaaaattaatcttgAGAACAACAGCATATAACTAAAAACACTCATATCTGTCAGATTTACTTTCTGAATTGTCTGTGTTGAAAACATCATCCAAAATCGGTACATAAATGGTCGACATAAAAACGAAACCCTGTTTTTGGGTTctagacatttttttatatcggatttaaaaaatattaggactaaaattataaataaaatgaaatttatataattctATAGAAACCTCAACATACAATCGCTTATAATCAAGCGTATTGTAAGAGAtggtataaataataaattttgaaagaaaagaaaatgtatCAATTATTATGAGTATAATCCCAATAAATCAGAAAACGATATGATAGCAATACCGATATTACTTTATGGGGGCGATTATGATATcatatattattattgaaaacgaTATTCTCAtaatatagttttcaaatatCTTCCTTccaataaagtaaataaaccaaaaatatttgaaaaaatcgaactgagaaataatataaattaaaaaaattgcaaacaacATACGCaagatgaaaacaaaataaatattaaattatttaaaacgttATTAGTTGATCTATAATGTTCTCTGGTTTATTGGGATAATAAATAAGTAGTAAAATCACAAAAACAACAAGATTTAACAGAGGTTGTGGTGAACGTAAGGTAAGTAAGTACatattttaatgaataaattcAGTAGCAAATTAGGTCTGGGTGGATTAATTAACTTGCGCGTCATTGTCATTATTTCTTAAGGGAAATTAGGttcgttttcatttttttgtctTTGACAGTTTTGCTTCTCGTTCTGGCGCGTGTAACGGTTCCTTAAATCCTAAATTGGTGGACTACCATTTATAACTCGACGTATGAACTGGTGCAGAACTATTATAACTCTTGATATTAATAATAAAGTTTAAGCGTTCCAGCTTCTTATATGATGATATAGGTCGACTATGGACTTGATTCGATGTGGGATAACCTGGCAATTTGTGGGTCGTTAGATTCCGccattaaactttaaattacaaaaaaaaaataggtatgaaaaatttgttagtattaatgtatattaattttttttatacaaaaataaaaagaaagccACGTGGCCAATAACTTTcgtttaataaaagaaaagaaaaatataaataatttaaaattgttttatttattttaaaaattaatatatagtATCTAATAGCAGAATCTAATGCTAGGTATACACGTTACGATAAATCGTATAAGTATGAAATTAGTAACGTGTATCATCATGTTGTCGTACTAACgaagtatgaaaatcaaaaatttttgatttttgtgatatttttattacttgtcatttttttcaaaggaaatagtACGATTTGTAGTAACGTCTATCACTCATTAACGATACTACGATTAGTACGAAAAATGGTATCGTGTATACCCAGCATAAGGGTTTGtaatagggttctataagtcgattgttcgaacaatcgactttttggtcggcaaaaagtcgaacaatcgattatgtcgataaaagtcgactttttagattgttaaaaaaaatttaattgcaatttggtacacttgcattttttgtagtatatgctaatataaataaatgtttataaattaaagcttttttctacacaacattcttctaactattatcgccttgataaatttcatttttattgctaaacattaataaatgtagaaactatgtatttttttacaaaaaatggtaaaaagttgaaaaaagtcgaaaatagtcggaaaatcgaaaatagtcgaaaatagtctaaaaaagtcgatttaactaaaaagtcgaaaagtcgacttttataaattaccaaaagtccaaagttcgaaaagtcgactttttaaaaaacgaaaaaagtcgaaaggtcgaaaagtcgactttttgtttcagctatagaaccctagtttGTAACTAACTCACTTTATATTCAAAGAGGTGTTGAAGTGTTTTGTATATCAATATATGTTctatacttttataaaataacaaatattaaaaaaatatattttcgaattaaaaaatcttaaaatcttttcagtgtttaaaaacagcgaaaataaataaatcttcaCATAGTATATCAAGTTGATATTATCAACACTGGTTAATGCTGATATTACAATCAGGGATGGAAAAGTTGTtgcaatttatattttgtttttctataaataaccCCCGTTGCCACATGCAAGTAATTACATGTAAGTAATGAATACGTATTATCATCGAAAAACACcgaaaaaccacaaaattttttgtgtgtCTACACTATGCGTAGcaagttcattttaaaaatgtcgccaACAATGATTGTTCTTGCTAAAATTGCTATGTTGAacgaattaaaagaaaatattaagggAAAGCCAGTATTGCCGtgttgtaaaaattataaaattactgaaaaaaatattttcgttaattttattttaaattaattaaatttatttttaaaaatattaatatgtgttgtatatttgtgttttattttatttttttttaaatacatagaaaaTCTGCTAATTTCTTTTACTAAGTTCTAgtaaattgatataaaactCATTCTTGGTAACACTGTTTCTTCATTTGTCATTTTGCTTGCGACAAGTGACACAAATTTACTTACAAGCAAATTCTCTTGTAAGCTGAGTTGTAAGTAAGAAAGATGCGATTGTGTTAGTAAAAAACTTTGAGTGTATTGAGTTTTTCGAACTTGCACTTACATGTGGGGGTAACCAGacgaattttctgaaaatttgagtTCCTCagagaaatgtatttttttttttttattatcagtgTGAAAAATGCTTTTGatggtgaaaaaaatgtaaaaattcaatttacgcTTTCCATCTTTGGTCTGTATTAAGTACTCGGTAGCAAATACTCAATATATGTACAACACTAGTACGGAGCCATTTTATTTTCCTATGTATTCTTTGATTTGCTATAAGAAGAAAGGGTTAGGAAAAGTTTGTGGAATTGTGTATATATAGCTGaagaaaaaacagaaaagttattaaaatatgtcTCATGAAACTGAAATTCAAGGAGGTGGAATAGGTTATCAACCCAAGATAAATGATGTTGCCCAAAATTTCTTGGATGATCTGCAGAAGGAACGCTCTCGTCTAACGGAAGATTTTCCATTGTGTGCTCTTTTAATTGATGAAGGTATTGTACAATATATTAGTTATTATTTGGTAAAAGTCCCAGCAAGCTCCCtctcatttattttgttaaagctTTCGATCGAGTTTATTCTACTGGGCGTATACCCGGCCGCGAATTTTATGCCGATGTACTCAAGCAAAAGCCAATGAAACTTACCCAAAAGGTGTTTGTGCCAGTAAAACAATAtccgaaatttaattttactggAAAAATTTTGGGACCCAAAGGAAATTCCCTTATTC
Proteins encoded in this region:
- the LOC135962021 gene encoding KH domain-containing, RNA-binding, signal transduction-associated protein 2-like isoform X1, with the protein product MSHETEIQGGGIGYQPKINDVAQNFLVDLQKERSRLTEDFPLCALLIDEAFDRVYSTGRIPGREFYADVLKQKPMKLTQKVFVPVKQYPKFNFTGKILGPKGNSLIRLQDETQCKITIKGRNSMRDKVKEEELRKSDDPRFSHLNKDLFVEISTVATPAECYARIAYVLAEIRKYLIPDKNDEVSHEQLRETMDIDPEMAKAGYGGKPEIYKTVFDKTGGSKGTRKYLEFLKHTSNAEREELEDEYEYEHISHGPPPKRPSNSSGYEYIKVPSSSKGYKRAVPMYTDTKRVREVSSSKPYKNRL
- the LOC135962021 gene encoding KH domain-containing, RNA-binding, signal transduction-associated protein 2-like isoform X2; the encoded protein is MSHETEIQGGGIGYQPKINDVAQNFLVDLQKERSRLTEDFPLCALLIDEAFDRVYSTGRIPGREFYADVLKQKPMKLTQKVFVPVKQYPKFNFTGKILGPKGNSLIRLQDETQCKITIKGRNSMRDKVKEEELRKSDDPRFSHLNKDLFVEISTVATPAECYARIAYVLAEIRKYLIPDKNDEVSHEQLRETMDIDPEMAKAGYGGKPEIYKTVFDKTGGSKGTRKYLEFLKHTSNAEREELEDEYEYEHISHGPPPKRPSNSSGYEYIKVLLLVLARVTVP